A stretch of the Archangium violaceum genome encodes the following:
- a CDS encoding ATP-binding cassette domain-containing protein, with protein sequence MIEVTNLHKRFGAVTAVEDVSFRAEDGVVTGLLGPNGAGKTTTLRMLYTLIRPDRGSAKVDGLEVAERPLEVRRAIGVLPDARGLYPRLTAREHVRYAGELHGLSGAALDARIAELVELLDMKEIADRRTEGFSQGERMKVALARALVHGPRNVLLDEPTNGLDVMSTRAVRTLIRRLREQGHCVVFSSHVMQEVAALCDRIVVVAHGRVVAEGTPDELRARTGKDSLEEAFVTVIGSDQGLMQ encoded by the coding sequence ATGATCGAAGTGACGAACCTGCACAAGCGCTTCGGCGCGGTGACGGCAGTGGAGGACGTGAGCTTCCGCGCCGAGGACGGTGTGGTGACGGGACTGCTCGGGCCCAACGGCGCGGGCAAGACGACCACGCTGCGGATGCTCTACACGCTCATCCGGCCGGACAGGGGCAGCGCGAAGGTGGACGGGCTGGAGGTGGCCGAGCGCCCGCTGGAGGTGCGCCGGGCCATCGGCGTGCTGCCGGACGCGCGCGGCCTCTACCCGCGCCTCACCGCCCGAGAGCACGTGCGCTACGCCGGCGAGCTGCATGGCCTGTCCGGCGCCGCGCTCGATGCGCGCATCGCCGAGCTGGTGGAGCTGCTGGACATGAAGGAGATCGCCGACCGGCGCACCGAGGGCTTCAGCCAGGGCGAGCGCATGAAGGTGGCGCTGGCGCGGGCGCTGGTGCACGGGCCTCGCAACGTGCTGCTGGACGAGCCCACCAACGGCCTGGACGTGATGAGCACGCGCGCGGTGCGCACGCTCATCCGCCGGCTGCGCGAGCAGGGGCACTGCGTGGTGTTCTCCAGCCACGTGATGCAGGAGGTGGCGGCGCTGTGCGACCGCATCGTGGTGGTGGCACACGGGCGGGTGGTGGCGGAGGGCACCCCGGATGAGCTGCGCGCTCGCACGGGCAAGGACAGCCTCGAGGAGGCATTCGTGACGGTCATCGGCAGTGACCAGGGGTTGATGCAGTGA
- a CDS encoding alpha/beta hydrolase, translating into MRKHVARILPAVLSGLLSLSACTRGVAQEPVRKVALTPCRLEGAGRQGLCGTYEVWEDRAAKKGRKVPLKVVVVPALAASPEPDPLVLLAGGPGQGAAKLAGQMVPLLERVQRNRDLVFVDQRGTGDSRPLECEPVPPDAPLAQQFDDAFFEEAFRKCLAGYDADVRLYTTPIAMDDLDEVREALGYQKLNLYGVSYGTRAALVYLRQHPEHVRSAILEGVAPMSLLLPLYVARDSQRALDLLFTHCEQDAACTKRYPELRGRFASLLAQLRKEPVRSRVEHPLTGVPEDITLTYDGLTAVLRGLLYMPEAASLVPLVLDRATQGDWRSLVAIHQSMTGSYDRNLSQGMFFSVVCSEDMPFISDEAITRETKGTWLGEEGVRKMLAPCAFWPRGELARDYREPVKSDVPVLLLSGELDPVTPPSWAEDAKRTLSNSLHVVLPGVGHGTSAIGCARSLMADFVTRGSVEGLEPKCGEGLKRPPFFTSFAGPVP; encoded by the coding sequence GTGAGAAAGCACGTCGCCCGGATCCTCCCCGCCGTCCTCAGTGGCCTGCTGTCGCTGTCCGCCTGCACGCGCGGTGTGGCCCAGGAGCCGGTACGCAAGGTGGCGCTCACCCCGTGCCGGCTGGAGGGGGCGGGCCGGCAGGGCCTGTGTGGCACCTACGAGGTGTGGGAGGACCGCGCGGCGAAGAAGGGGCGCAAGGTGCCGCTGAAGGTGGTGGTGGTGCCGGCGCTCGCGGCCTCGCCGGAGCCGGATCCCCTGGTGCTGCTGGCCGGTGGCCCCGGGCAGGGCGCCGCGAAGCTGGCCGGGCAGATGGTGCCCCTGTTGGAGCGCGTCCAGCGCAACCGGGACCTGGTCTTCGTGGACCAGCGGGGCACCGGGGACTCGCGGCCGCTCGAGTGCGAGCCGGTTCCTCCCGACGCGCCGCTGGCCCAGCAGTTCGACGACGCCTTCTTCGAGGAGGCGTTCCGCAAGTGCCTGGCCGGCTACGACGCGGACGTGCGCCTGTACACCACGCCCATCGCCATGGATGACCTGGACGAGGTGCGCGAGGCGCTCGGCTACCAGAAGCTGAACCTGTATGGCGTGTCCTACGGCACGCGCGCCGCGCTGGTGTACCTGCGCCAGCACCCGGAGCACGTGCGCTCCGCCATCCTCGAGGGCGTGGCGCCCATGTCGCTCCTGCTGCCCCTCTACGTCGCGCGCGACAGCCAGCGGGCCCTGGACCTGCTCTTCACCCACTGCGAGCAGGACGCGGCGTGCACGAAGCGCTACCCGGAGCTGCGCGGCCGCTTCGCGTCCCTGCTGGCCCAGCTCCGGAAGGAGCCCGTGCGCTCGCGGGTGGAGCACCCCCTCACCGGCGTGCCCGAGGACATCACCCTCACCTACGATGGGCTCACCGCGGTGCTGCGCGGGTTGCTCTACATGCCCGAGGCGGCCTCCCTGGTGCCGCTGGTGCTGGACCGGGCCACCCAGGGCGACTGGCGCTCCCTCGTCGCCATCCACCAGAGCATGACCGGCAGCTACGATCGCAACCTGAGCCAGGGCATGTTCTTCTCGGTGGTGTGCTCGGAGGACATGCCCTTCATCTCGGATGAGGCCATCACCCGCGAGACGAAGGGCACCTGGCTGGGCGAGGAGGGGGTACGCAAGATGCTCGCGCCGTGCGCGTTCTGGCCGCGCGGCGAGCTGGCCAGGGACTACCGCGAGCCTGTGAAGTCGGACGTACCGGTGCTGCTGCTGTCCGGCGAGCTGGATCCCGTGACGCCGCCCTCGTGGGCCGAGGACGCCAAGCGCACGCTGTCGAACAGCCTGCACGTGGTTCTTCCTGGCGTGGGGCACGGGACGAGCGCCATCGGGTGCGCGCGCTCGCTGATGGCGGACTTCGTGACCCGCGGAAGCGTGGAGGGGCTCGAGCCGAAGTGCGGCGAGGGCCTCAAGCGTCCGCCCTTCTTCACCTCCTTCGCCGGCCCGGTGCCCTGA
- a CDS encoding LEA type 2 family protein — translation MTMKMNRSLLVLATLSLTLLAGCASLQKWLKGAFKKPQLTFKTARLSQASLSDATVDLVYQLNNPNPLGLSLASVNYAFFVEGKQVVAGTPPKGLNIAANGKSELVFPANVKFADIAPVVMTFLNKDTAAYKAQGSIGIKTPLGVLSFPLEHEGTFEVPKIPQVQFDSPRITNVTLQGATVEFPLTVKNRNSFPLPVAGISGALKVAGANVGNLSTGNLGMLEAGNSRQLTLPLKINFLSAAAAANALRSGGNAQVKLDGQLVSGSQNVPLDISQLLNFRR, via the coding sequence ATGACCATGAAGATGAACCGCTCGCTCCTCGTCCTCGCGACCCTCAGTCTGACCCTGCTCGCTGGCTGCGCCTCGCTCCAGAAGTGGCTCAAGGGCGCCTTCAAGAAGCCCCAGCTCACCTTCAAGACGGCGCGCCTGTCGCAGGCCTCGCTCTCCGACGCCACCGTCGACCTCGTCTATCAGCTCAACAACCCCAACCCGCTGGGGCTGAGCCTGGCCTCGGTGAACTACGCCTTCTTCGTCGAGGGCAAGCAGGTGGTGGCCGGCACTCCGCCCAAGGGCCTCAACATCGCCGCCAACGGCAAGTCCGAGCTCGTCTTCCCCGCCAACGTGAAGTTCGCGGACATCGCCCCCGTGGTGATGACGTTCCTCAACAAGGACACCGCCGCGTACAAGGCCCAGGGCAGCATCGGCATCAAGACGCCCCTCGGCGTGCTGAGCTTCCCCCTGGAGCACGAGGGCACCTTCGAGGTCCCCAAGATTCCGCAGGTGCAGTTCGACTCGCCCCGCATCACCAACGTCACCCTCCAGGGCGCCACGGTGGAGTTCCCCCTCACGGTGAAGAACCGCAACAGCTTCCCGCTGCCGGTGGCGGGCATCAGCGGCGCGCTCAAGGTGGCCGGCGCCAATGTGGGCAACCTCTCCACCGGCAACCTGGGGATGCTGGAGGCCGGCAACAGCCGCCAGCTCACCCTGCCCCTCAAAATCAACTTCCTGAGCGCCGCCGCCGCGGCCAACGCCCTGCGCTCGGGCGGCAATGCCCAGGTGAAGCTGGACGGACAGCTCGTCTCGGGCTCACAAAACGTGCCCCTGGACATCTCCCAGCTATTGAATTTCCGGCGTTAG
- the panD gene encoding aspartate 1-decarboxylase, producing MRRIFFKSKIHRATVTQADLDYEGSVTIDSNLLRAADILPFEKVAVWNVTRGTRLETYALEGEAGSGVICINGAAAHLNKPGDLVILATFAEVEEHEAAQWKPTVVFVDEKNRIVPGRTEEIPGPARRIA from the coding sequence ATGCGCCGCATCTTCTTCAAATCCAAAATCCACCGTGCGACCGTCACCCAGGCCGATCTGGATTACGAGGGGTCGGTCACCATCGACAGCAACCTGCTGCGTGCCGCCGACATCCTCCCCTTCGAGAAGGTGGCGGTGTGGAACGTGACGCGAGGCACCCGCCTGGAGACGTACGCCCTGGAGGGCGAGGCGGGCAGCGGCGTCATCTGCATCAACGGCGCGGCGGCGCACCTCAACAAGCCGGGGGACCTGGTCATCCTGGCCACCTTCGCCGAGGTGGAGGAGCACGAGGCGGCCCAGTGGAAGCCGACGGTCGTCTTCGTGGATGAGAAGAACCGCATCGTGCCCGGGCGGACGGAGGAGATTCCGGGCCCGGCGCGACGCATCGCCTGA
- a CDS encoding EcsC family protein, protein MAFYDPIADTVKKFTPAELKKLADTKLSDLVQQEVPRARKRVLELEQRYPSAGVRERAQRLIDEKKHVASMVGGISGAFGLLGLPADLTVMAWLQLTLLVDLATLYKVSLKSERSRNELLDLYGYTTGVGPVQRSSPRVLGKVAEVLLTKGGLQTLGRAMPLVSAPVTAYLNNQHIQKVGDHAVRFYEGFDKAHAKTKAASRKAS, encoded by the coding sequence ATGGCGTTCTATGACCCCATCGCCGACACGGTGAAGAAGTTCACCCCGGCGGAGCTGAAGAAGCTGGCGGACACGAAGCTGTCGGACCTGGTGCAGCAGGAGGTGCCGCGCGCGCGCAAGCGGGTGTTGGAGCTGGAGCAGCGCTATCCGTCGGCGGGGGTACGCGAGCGGGCCCAGCGGCTCATCGACGAGAAGAAGCACGTGGCGAGCATGGTGGGGGGCATCAGTGGGGCCTTCGGGCTGCTCGGACTGCCGGCGGACCTGACGGTGATGGCGTGGCTGCAGCTCACGCTGCTGGTGGACCTGGCCACGCTCTACAAGGTGAGCCTGAAGAGCGAGCGGTCGCGCAACGAGCTGTTGGACCTGTACGGTTACACGACGGGAGTGGGGCCGGTGCAGCGCTCGAGTCCAAGGGTGCTGGGGAAGGTGGCGGAGGTGCTGCTGACGAAGGGTGGCCTGCAGACGTTGGGGCGGGCGATGCCACTGGTGTCGGCGCCGGTGACGGCGTACCTCAACAATCAGCACATCCAGAAGGTGGGAGACCACGCGGTGCGCTTCTACGAGGGCTTCGACAAGGCGCACGCGAAGACGAAGGCGGCCTCGCGCAAGGCGAGCTGA
- a CDS encoding GGDEF domain-containing protein: MSEHAPQVCPLTGAYLRSYFESLLAKAVSDAHLARMPLTVLWVDADETQEGNDARGREAMDAALSGLVDELAAELDGRGPIGRMEGDAFAVSLYAVTPDMGARLAQGLRRRLAQRRFHSEAGDFHLTVSVGVAGLRAGEPYGNLLDAAEAACVQAKQAGRDEVVAR, from the coding sequence ATGAGCGAACACGCCCCACAAGTCTGCCCGCTGACAGGGGCGTACCTGCGCAGCTACTTCGAATCGCTCCTGGCCAAGGCGGTGTCGGACGCGCACCTGGCGCGGATGCCGCTGACGGTGCTCTGGGTGGACGCGGATGAAACCCAGGAGGGCAACGACGCGCGCGGACGCGAGGCGATGGACGCGGCGCTGAGCGGGTTGGTGGACGAGCTCGCGGCGGAGCTGGATGGGCGTGGGCCCATTGGCCGCATGGAGGGGGACGCCTTCGCGGTGAGCCTCTACGCGGTGACGCCGGACATGGGAGCGCGGCTGGCGCAGGGGCTGCGCCGCCGGCTCGCGCAGAGGCGCTTCCACTCGGAAGCAGGCGACTTCCACCTCACGGTCTCGGTGGGAGTCGCGGGGTTGCGCGCGGGCGAGCCCTACGGCAACCTGCTGGACGCGGCGGAGGCGGCGTGCGTGCAGGCGAAGCAGGCGGGGAGGGATGAGGTGGTGGCGCGGTAG
- a CDS encoding sigma-54-dependent Fis family transcriptional regulator produces the protein MTTGDEESGGTGEKGRLSTPGRPSRSRTQQSVPASSPPAGDRASDTRGERSRPEPQAREYREPKALRVQREGIEELTVRLYPDRSYVFGRAPECTVVFPHDAVSRQHGRLAFREDHRWVYRDLNSRNGSYLGREEEQGVLDPRLHFQRLGPSCDQVLEVGDVVLLGNGKSRVTLLAEVPPGQVVGPRAKREDSPATVQLERSIERCARHHLPVFLRGDSGTGKTFIAREIHNRSGLEGNFVILNCGRLPQDPAALQSELLGHVKGAYTGASIARVGKLYSANGGTLFLDEVEFLPRLAQDFLVDVLEGSGSLAPLGAPADFREPPPRFRLISASKAPLRQTDLRQDLAQRLAAGDFIILPTLEERREDIPNLVETFLHRLKVEQQYDAELTREAIAFLRGASWPGQIRELESTVRTVVAREVAHQELEGIERQRTLVTLEAVKSYLEQRELGFGGTTSAPVKRTTQPSVESVAVVRKRPGDLTEQDIRGALDKHQGNKTRAALELGIALNTLKARMKALGIE, from the coding sequence ATGACGACCGGGGACGAGGAGTCGGGCGGGACGGGGGAAAAGGGTCGGCTGTCCACTCCGGGCCGGCCTTCGCGCAGCAGGACTCAACAGTCCGTACCGGCGAGCAGCCCACCGGCCGGGGACCGGGCCTCCGACACGCGAGGCGAGCGCTCGAGGCCGGAGCCACAGGCACGAGAGTACCGCGAGCCCAAGGCCCTGCGGGTGCAACGCGAGGGCATCGAGGAGTTGACCGTGCGGCTCTACCCGGATCGCTCCTATGTCTTCGGGAGGGCGCCCGAGTGCACGGTCGTCTTCCCCCACGACGCGGTGTCCCGGCAGCACGGGCGGCTCGCGTTCCGCGAGGACCACCGCTGGGTGTACCGGGATCTCAACTCGAGGAACGGCAGCTACCTGGGGCGCGAGGAGGAGCAGGGCGTGTTGGATCCCCGCCTGCACTTCCAGCGGTTGGGGCCCTCGTGCGACCAGGTGCTCGAGGTGGGCGACGTGGTGCTGCTCGGCAATGGCAAGAGCCGGGTCACCCTGCTGGCGGAGGTGCCTCCGGGGCAGGTGGTTGGCCCTCGCGCGAAACGGGAGGACTCTCCCGCCACCGTGCAGCTCGAGCGCTCCATCGAACGCTGTGCCCGCCACCACCTGCCGGTGTTCCTGCGCGGTGACTCCGGCACGGGGAAGACCTTCATCGCGAGGGAGATCCACAACCGTAGCGGGCTCGAGGGCAACTTCGTCATCCTCAATTGCGGGCGGCTGCCGCAGGATCCGGCCGCGCTCCAGAGCGAGCTGCTCGGGCACGTGAAGGGCGCGTACACGGGAGCGTCCATCGCGCGGGTGGGCAAGCTCTACAGCGCCAACGGGGGCACGCTCTTCCTGGACGAGGTGGAGTTCCTGCCCCGGCTCGCGCAGGACTTCCTCGTCGACGTGCTGGAGGGCTCGGGCAGCCTGGCTCCCTTGGGGGCGCCGGCGGACTTCCGCGAGCCGCCGCCGCGCTTCCGGCTCATCTCCGCATCCAAGGCGCCGCTGCGGCAGACGGACTTGAGGCAGGACCTCGCGCAGCGGCTCGCGGCGGGAGACTTCATCATCCTCCCCACGCTCGAGGAGCGGCGCGAGGACATCCCGAACCTGGTGGAGACCTTCCTGCATCGCCTCAAGGTCGAGCAGCAGTACGACGCCGAGCTCACGCGCGAGGCCATCGCGTTCCTGCGAGGGGCGAGCTGGCCGGGGCAGATCCGCGAGCTGGAGTCGACGGTGAGGACGGTGGTGGCTCGCGAGGTGGCCCACCAGGAACTGGAGGGCATCGAGCGCCAGCGCACCCTCGTCACGTTGGAGGCGGTGAAGTCCTATCTGGAGCAGCGGGAGCTGGGATTCGGAGGCACCACCTCCGCGCCCGTGAAGCGGACGACCCAGCCCTCCGTGGAGTCGGTCGCGGTCGTGCGCAAGCGTCCCGGGGACCTGACCGAGCAGGACATCCGCGGCGCACTCGACAAGCACCAGGGCAACAAGACCCGCGCGGCCCTGGAGCTGGGCATCGCGCTCAACACGCTCAAGGCCCGGATGAAGGCGCTCGGCATCGAGTGA
- a CDS encoding FHA domain-containing protein has protein sequence MFNITVGLIGERTTKTGTLASREIAIGRDPTNDLVLDSGSVSRTHCRLVAIEGAAIVLDEGSKNGTWLNGKPVAHPVVLKFEDELVIGPYTLRVQSLVGKGTAGTQALGVWPHPLPASEASGSTEENTVLARGLSSLEERRQALRWLMREPGSNPRIDEVLRAALRDSDLEVRMTAVLATAKLRAREVLPALQGSDMPTLLQEVDDPRERRFLEQLWQGVIRYLQERRYPGDSVPGRDPLKPLWRLLAGELEVTDAASMLLHALTTPLEPAERPTRLPPGVVEQEGRFYLRRSGLPLRWVAPVKHWLGASPARQASSPGFFVAQVPVDRPLAKWVGNPLPTRVVLDHEQVWLGSYKEAERLCAEFSHVEEAHIRLPTADEWEMAARGTDGRRYPWGNLPQQDWEECASPWGVDYLVGDVPEWTFEPESGTQLLRGGVEARTWVRHPVYEGEEEFAAALRPIIPGV, from the coding sequence GTGTTCAACATCACTGTCGGGCTCATCGGAGAACGCACCACCAAGACGGGGACCCTGGCATCGCGAGAGATCGCCATCGGGAGGGATCCCACCAACGACCTGGTCCTCGACAGCGGAAGCGTGTCGCGCACCCATTGCCGGCTGGTCGCCATCGAAGGAGCAGCCATCGTGCTGGATGAAGGCTCGAAGAACGGAACCTGGCTCAACGGCAAGCCCGTGGCCCATCCCGTGGTGCTGAAGTTCGAGGATGAGCTGGTCATCGGCCCGTACACCCTGCGGGTGCAGTCGCTGGTGGGCAAGGGCACGGCGGGCACGCAGGCGCTCGGGGTCTGGCCGCACCCGCTCCCCGCCTCCGAGGCGTCCGGCTCCACCGAGGAGAACACGGTGCTGGCCCGGGGTCTGTCGAGCCTCGAGGAGCGGCGCCAGGCGCTGCGCTGGCTCATGCGCGAGCCGGGCTCCAACCCCCGCATCGACGAGGTGCTGCGCGCCGCCCTGCGCGACTCCGACCTGGAAGTACGCATGACGGCGGTGCTGGCGACCGCGAAGCTGCGCGCCCGCGAGGTGCTGCCGGCCCTCCAGGGCTCCGACATGCCCACCCTGCTCCAGGAGGTCGACGATCCCCGGGAGCGCCGTTTCCTGGAGCAGCTCTGGCAAGGGGTCATTCGATACCTCCAGGAGCGTCGTTACCCAGGTGATAGTGTGCCGGGGAGGGATCCGCTCAAGCCACTGTGGCGCCTGCTGGCCGGAGAGTTGGAGGTGACGGACGCGGCGTCGATGCTGCTCCACGCCCTCACCACGCCGCTGGAGCCCGCGGAGCGGCCGACGCGGCTGCCTCCGGGAGTGGTGGAGCAGGAGGGTCGCTTCTACCTGCGCCGCTCGGGGCTGCCGCTGCGCTGGGTGGCCCCCGTCAAGCACTGGCTGGGCGCCAGCCCCGCCCGTCAGGCCTCCTCCCCGGGCTTCTTCGTGGCCCAGGTCCCCGTGGACCGTCCCCTGGCCAAATGGGTGGGTAATCCGCTACCCACCCGTGTCGTGCTTGACCACGAGCAGGTGTGGCTCGGTTCCTACAAAGAGGCCGAGCGGCTCTGTGCGGAATTCTCTCACGTCGAGGAAGCGCACATCCGCCTCCCGACGGCGGACGAGTGGGAGATGGCGGCCCGGGGAACGGATGGACGGCGCTACCCGTGGGGAAACCTTCCCCAGCAGGACTGGGAGGAGTGTGCCTCGCCGTGGGGAGTGGACTACCTGGTGGGAGACGTGCCCGAGTGGACGTTCGAGCCCGAGAGCGGCACGCAGCTGCTCCGGGGTGGCGTGGAGGCGAGGACGTGGGTGCGCCACCCCGTCTACGAGGGTGAGGAGGAGTTCGCCGCGGCGCTGAGGCCCATCATCCCCGGCGTGTGA
- a CDS encoding patatin-like phospholipase family protein — protein sequence MELERVRSWWRGETSQPLRPLVEWLGRCPLLLVLQALPVSIVWGAFEALGLPSLFFHDVPRVTFVAAFMAAMLLGQLCFIGYLLDADEPWALAPRRGKPGGVPPTIRWYLFRTGTYPAWLVLLSIPSLIDRHFAFLFGVLAAVGVMLLLTRGAEWLQRWYESDRRRHRWMRLVEVLLFSRRATHIMVLHVLQAGLLALFVLGYLLVAAHVAFTGNHGWVSPAVVICTAIGLCGAVYGAVRFFFPLHHMGALIVGGVLIVFVGRGCSDVSFYDELSLPQPPAYASASLASPRDAGLLADDAVLDAWLARMRTEPPPGVAWSTRGETQQMSGRTAMRCEPGPKPRLALVATSGGGIRAAAWTAHVLSKLQGPDGVPGFHRYVRLVTGASGGMVGAGAWVAGLQRQGLSDPVALTEMMQRDSLSSAAIALLLPFGDNRGRSLEQAWVNHTGGLLGRSFQELRAGEAEGWLPSLVYSPMLVEDGRRLLVSNLDLSALTASEASTLVVERNGDEPHEGQRALLSLSGVQLFQLFPNKQPVFSVAAAARMSASFPYVSPASALPTSPRVRVVDAGYYDNYGVDLAVLWLHTHREWVRECTSGVVLIQIRDHLGNGRRTKLQAAGAGELLGGLTSPVEAVLRARESSMSFRNDELLSLVQDELNGGEPCFFTTAIFEFSESAPLSWALTTHDTARLERAASSPALQSRVDAVREWLTADPEARERASALGLCPGGRALMP from the coding sequence ATGGAGTTGGAACGGGTCCGGTCCTGGTGGCGGGGCGAGACGTCGCAGCCGCTGCGTCCCCTGGTGGAGTGGCTGGGCCGCTGTCCGCTGCTGCTCGTGCTCCAGGCGCTGCCGGTGTCCATCGTCTGGGGCGCGTTCGAGGCGCTGGGGCTGCCGAGTCTCTTCTTCCATGACGTGCCGCGGGTGACGTTCGTCGCGGCCTTCATGGCGGCGATGCTGCTGGGGCAGTTGTGCTTCATCGGCTACCTGTTGGACGCGGACGAGCCGTGGGCGCTGGCGCCCCGGCGGGGCAAGCCGGGTGGGGTGCCGCCCACCATCCGTTGGTACCTCTTCCGCACCGGCACCTATCCGGCCTGGCTGGTGCTGCTGAGCATCCCGAGCCTCATCGACCGGCACTTCGCCTTCCTCTTCGGCGTGCTGGCCGCGGTGGGGGTGATGTTGTTGCTCACGCGCGGCGCCGAGTGGCTGCAGCGCTGGTACGAGTCGGACCGGCGGCGCCACCGGTGGATGCGGCTCGTCGAGGTGTTGCTCTTCAGCCGGCGCGCGACGCACATCATGGTGCTGCACGTGTTGCAGGCCGGGCTGCTGGCCCTCTTCGTGTTGGGCTACCTGCTGGTGGCCGCGCACGTGGCCTTCACGGGCAACCACGGGTGGGTGTCCCCGGCCGTGGTCATCTGCACGGCGATCGGGCTGTGTGGAGCCGTCTACGGGGCCGTCCGTTTCTTCTTTCCGTTGCACCACATGGGCGCGCTCATCGTCGGGGGCGTCCTGATCGTGTTCGTCGGGCGTGGGTGCTCGGACGTGTCCTTCTATGACGAGCTGTCCCTGCCCCAGCCTCCCGCGTACGCGAGCGCGAGCCTTGCGTCTCCGCGAGACGCGGGGCTGCTGGCGGATGACGCGGTGCTGGACGCGTGGCTGGCACGGATGCGGACGGAGCCTCCTCCGGGCGTGGCGTGGTCCACTCGAGGGGAGACGCAGCAGATGTCGGGGCGGACGGCGATGCGCTGCGAGCCGGGGCCGAAACCGCGGTTGGCGCTGGTGGCCACGAGCGGCGGAGGCATCCGCGCGGCGGCCTGGACGGCGCACGTGCTCTCCAAACTCCAGGGCCCCGACGGCGTGCCGGGCTTCCACCGCTACGTGCGCCTCGTCACCGGAGCCTCGGGCGGCATGGTGGGGGCGGGCGCGTGGGTGGCGGGGCTCCAGCGACAAGGCCTGTCGGACCCGGTGGCGCTCACGGAGATGATGCAACGCGACAGCCTCTCGTCGGCGGCCATCGCGCTGCTGCTGCCCTTCGGCGACAACCGGGGTCGCTCACTGGAGCAGGCCTGGGTGAATCACACGGGCGGCCTGCTGGGGCGCTCCTTCCAGGAGTTGCGCGCGGGCGAGGCGGAGGGCTGGCTGCCCTCGCTGGTGTACTCGCCGATGCTGGTGGAGGACGGGCGGCGGCTGCTGGTGAGCAACCTGGACCTGTCGGCGCTGACGGCCTCCGAGGCGAGCACGTTGGTGGTGGAGCGCAACGGCGACGAGCCCCACGAGGGCCAGCGCGCCCTGCTGTCCCTGTCCGGGGTGCAGCTCTTCCAACTCTTTCCGAACAAGCAACCGGTGTTCTCGGTGGCGGCGGCGGCGCGGATGAGCGCGTCGTTCCCCTATGTGAGCCCGGCGAGCGCGCTGCCCACGTCGCCGCGCGTGCGGGTGGTGGACGCGGGCTACTACGACAACTACGGGGTGGACCTGGCGGTGCTGTGGCTCCACACGCATCGCGAGTGGGTGCGCGAGTGCACCTCGGGCGTGGTGCTCATCCAGATTCGCGACCACCTGGGCAACGGCCGTCGCACGAAGTTGCAGGCGGCCGGAGCGGGCGAGCTGCTGGGCGGACTGACGTCGCCGGTGGAGGCGGTGCTACGGGCGCGCGAGTCCAGCATGTCCTTCCGCAACGACGAGCTGCTGAGCCTGGTGCAGGACGAGCTGAACGGGGGTGAGCCGTGCTTCTTCACCACCGCCATCTTCGAATTCAGCGAGTCGGCGCCGTTGAGCTGGGCGCTGACGACACACGACACGGCCCGCTTGGAGCGCGCGGCGAGCAGCCCCGCCCTGCAGTCGCGGGTGGACGCCGTCCGCGAGTGGCTCACCGCGGACCCCGAGGCCCGGGAGCGGGCCAGCGCGCTCGGCCTGTGTCCTGGCGGGCGCGCGCTGATGCCGTGA
- a CDS encoding Uma2 family endonuclease codes for MGKGKKPATYEDIEVLPVGWVGEIIADELVASPRPAMGHARVTSVLGTELGGPFDLGRGGPGGWWLFDEPEIHLGRDVLVPDLAGWRRERLPRPPAPDEPFMTVAPDWLCEVLSPSTVATDRGRKLPLYHREGVGHVWLVDPLARTLEVLRREAQGWLLVATYTGDEAVRVEPFDAVELGLGLLWLPEARSEP; via the coding sequence ATGGGGAAGGGGAAGAAGCCAGCGACCTACGAGGACATCGAGGTGCTGCCAGTAGGGTGGGTGGGGGAGATCATCGCCGACGAACTGGTGGCCTCTCCGAGACCCGCGATGGGCCATGCCCGGGTGACGTCGGTGCTCGGTACGGAGTTGGGGGGTCCCTTCGACCTGGGAAGAGGAGGCCCCGGCGGTTGGTGGCTCTTCGACGAACCGGAGATACACCTCGGTCGCGATGTGCTGGTTCCGGACCTCGCCGGCTGGCGCCGGGAGCGTCTGCCGAGGCCGCCCGCGCCCGACGAGCCCTTCATGACCGTGGCACCGGATTGGCTGTGCGAGGTGCTCTCTCCGTCCACCGTGGCCACGGATCGCGGACGCAAGTTGCCCCTCTATCATCGCGAGGGGGTGGGCCACGTGTGGCTCGTGGATCCGCTCGCGCGCACCCTGGAGGTGCTCCGGCGCGAGGCCCAGGGCTGGTTGCTCGTTGCGACGTACACGGGGGACGAGGCGGTGCGCGTCGAGCCCTTCGACGCGGTGGAGCTCGGGCTGGGGTTGCTCTGGCTCCCAGAGGCCCGGTCCGAGCCTTGA